One Telluria mixta DNA window includes the following coding sequences:
- a CDS encoding alpha/beta fold hydrolase: MFYRIAAVLSLAVALSHPATAAVQPFPPAFKAQTIQAGDAALHVVSGGHGPAVVLLHGFGDTGAMWSPLAARLAAHHTVVVPDLRGMGLSSHPAGGYDKWTQAGDVRAVLDKLGIDHAVVVGHDIGTMVAFAYASRYPDKTDRLVVMDAPVPGIPPWEQILRNPLLWHFSFGGPDAERLVAGRERIYLDRFWNEFAGDPKKVDEATRSYYAKLYARPGAMHSAFAQFLSFPKDAEVNQKVVANKLTMPVLAIGGAKSFGANEAVVMRNAATNVTEAVIPDAGHWLMEEAPEATMKAIQGFVDGK, from the coding sequence ATGTTCTACCGTATTGCAGCCGTTCTCTCGCTTGCCGTGGCACTGAGCCATCCCGCCACCGCCGCCGTCCAGCCCTTCCCACCCGCTTTCAAGGCGCAGACCATCCAGGCCGGCGACGCCGCGCTGCACGTGGTCAGCGGCGGCCACGGCCCCGCCGTCGTGCTGCTGCACGGCTTCGGCGACACCGGCGCCATGTGGTCGCCGCTGGCCGCCCGCCTGGCGGCACACCACACTGTCGTCGTGCCGGACCTGCGCGGCATGGGCCTGTCCTCGCACCCGGCCGGCGGCTACGACAAATGGACGCAGGCCGGCGACGTCCGGGCCGTCCTCGACAAGCTCGGCATCGACCACGCGGTCGTCGTCGGCCACGACATCGGCACGATGGTCGCGTTCGCCTACGCCTCCCGCTATCCCGACAAAACGGACCGGTTGGTTGTCATGGACGCGCCCGTGCCCGGGATTCCGCCGTGGGAACAAATCCTGCGCAATCCGCTGCTGTGGCACTTCTCGTTCGGCGGCCCGGACGCCGAGCGCCTCGTCGCCGGCCGTGAGCGCATCTACCTGGACCGCTTCTGGAACGAATTCGCCGGCGACCCGAAGAAGGTCGACGAAGCGACCCGGTCTTATTATGCGAAGCTGTACGCCCGCCCCGGCGCCATGCACTCGGCCTTCGCGCAATTCCTCAGCTTCCCCAAGGATGCCGAGGTCAACCAGAAAGTCGTCGCCAATAAACTGACTATGCCCGTGCTGGCGATCGGCGGCGCCAAATCGTTCGGCGCCAACGAGGCCGTCGTGATGCGCAATGCGGCCACCAACGTCACCGAAGCGGTCATCCCGGATGCGGGGCACTGGCTGATGGAAGAGGCGCCGGAGGCGACCATGAAGGCGATCCAGGGGTTTGTCGACGGAAAATAA
- a CDS encoding LysR family transcriptional regulator, whose product MKLEGIATFVMVAESGSLSEAARRLRVSRSVVSERLVELERSLGASLLQRSTRKLSLTEDGVAFLARAVRIVRDVQEAAADLAERRGQLSGPLRISAPVTFGRMHLGPALYPFLAQHPDIQLTLELDDRRVDATSDGFDAIVRHGPIADNYLVAWRLATSRRVLVAAPAYLDRHGTPRSPEELEGHRGIFYMHRGGADWRFAQQGDTRIVRGRPGMVLNNGDMMRDAALAGLGIALLPIFIVSGALRAGTLRVIDVGVEAEQEYIYMAHADGQHPSAKLRALGAWLREAFGDPPYWEAECKDSM is encoded by the coding sequence ATGAAACTGGAAGGCATCGCCACGTTCGTCATGGTGGCCGAAAGCGGGTCCCTGAGCGAAGCGGCGCGCCGGTTGCGCGTGTCGCGTTCCGTCGTCAGCGAGCGCCTCGTCGAGCTGGAGCGGTCGCTCGGCGCCAGCCTGCTGCAGCGGTCCACGCGCAAGCTGTCGCTGACCGAGGATGGCGTCGCCTTCCTCGCGCGCGCCGTGCGCATCGTGCGCGACGTGCAGGAGGCCGCGGCCGACCTGGCCGAGCGGCGCGGGCAATTGAGCGGTCCGCTGCGCATCTCCGCGCCCGTGACGTTCGGCCGCATGCACCTGGGGCCCGCGCTCTATCCGTTTCTCGCGCAACACCCCGACATCCAGTTGACGCTGGAGCTGGACGACCGCCGGGTCGACGCGACCTCGGACGGATTCGATGCCATCGTCCGCCACGGCCCGATCGCAGATAACTACCTCGTCGCGTGGCGGCTGGCGACCAGCCGGCGCGTGCTCGTCGCTGCGCCCGCCTACCTGGACCGGCACGGCACGCCCCGCTCGCCGGAAGAACTCGAAGGTCACCGCGGCATCTTCTACATGCACCGCGGCGGGGCCGACTGGCGCTTCGCGCAGCAGGGCGACACCCGCATCGTGCGCGGACGGCCCGGCATGGTGCTGAACAATGGCGACATGATGCGCGACGCTGCACTCGCCGGGCTGGGCATCGCACTGCTGCCGATCTTCATCGTCAGCGGCGCACTCAGGGCCGGGACGCTGCGCGTCATCGACGTCGGCGTCGAGGCCGAGCAGGAATACATCTATATGGCGCACGCGGACGGCCAGCATCCGTCCGCGAAGCTGCGCGCACTGGGCGCGTGGCTGAGGGAGGCGTTCGGCGATCCGCCGTACTGGGAAGCCGAGTGCAAGGACTCTATGTAG
- the pgeF gene encoding peptidoglycan editing factor PgeF, giving the protein MFTSPLLDHPAIVHGFGTRHDDMAALLPGYWPRRPIQHERHGTRIAVVTAAKEDCGEADGMLTDRPGLLLAIATADCVPVLLARRDGREVAALHAGWRGALGGIVTAFADLVRARGGDPGDWIAALGPAARACCYEVGQEVIDGFVERWDLAPGFVAPQPRRLDLPAIVRRQLERAGVEAVARRGECTMCHTRADGRWTFHSYRRDRATRTPVVDVHWSAIAIADRESVPSTIR; this is encoded by the coding sequence ATGTTCACCAGCCCGCTCCTCGACCATCCCGCCATCGTGCACGGCTTCGGCACGCGCCATGACGACATGGCCGCGCTGCTGCCCGGGTACTGGCCGCGCCGCCCCATCCAGCACGAGCGCCACGGCACGCGCATCGCGGTCGTGACGGCGGCGAAAGAGGATTGCGGCGAGGCCGACGGCATGCTGACCGACCGGCCCGGCCTGTTGCTGGCCATCGCCACCGCCGACTGCGTGCCGGTGCTGCTGGCGCGGCGCGACGGGCGCGAAGTGGCGGCGCTGCACGCGGGCTGGCGCGGCGCGCTGGGCGGCATCGTCACGGCATTCGCGGACCTCGTGCGTGCGCGCGGCGGCGATCCCGGCGACTGGATCGCGGCGCTGGGTCCGGCCGCGCGCGCGTGCTGCTACGAAGTGGGACAGGAAGTCATCGACGGTTTCGTCGAGCGCTGGGACCTTGCGCCCGGCTTTGTCGCGCCGCAGCCGCGCCGGCTCGACCTGCCCGCGATCGTGCGCCGCCAGCTCGAACGCGCGGGCGTGGAGGCCGTGGCGAGGCGGGGCGAATGCACGATGTGCCACACGCGCGCCGATGGACGCTGGACCTTCCACAGCTACCGCCGCGACCGCGCAACGCGCACGCCCGTGGTCGATGTGCACTGGTCCGCGATCGCCATCGCGGACCGTGAGTCCGTACCTTCGACGATACGTTGA